The Metabacillus schmidteae nucleotide sequence GGTGGTAAGTATAATAAAAGAGCAATTAGCAAATGAATGCTAATTGCTCTTTTTTATGATAAAAAAAATCCATAACTGAAGACAAACTTAGAATGTTATTACAACTCGATTTGTCATAGAACGTTCATTGATACAAAATTCGTGGAAGTGTATAATATTCTCTGAAGGACTAGCTAAGGAGCTGAATGAACATGAGCTTTGATATATTTGGATTTCGTGCTTTATGGAGTCCTTATTTTCTTATTGTGATATTATTAATTACTGCGCTCTATTTTATGATTATTGGACCTTGGAAAGGGAAATTTAAGGGAAGCTCACCTGTGCCTATTAAACAACAGCTACTATTTGTTTCGGCAATTCTGTTTCTTTACATTAGTAAAGGTAGCCCTGTTGATCTTTTAGGACATATAATGTTTAGTGCACATATGACTCAGATGGCTATTCTATATTTAGTTGTTCCGCCTCTACTTATATTAGGAATTCCTAATTGGCTTTGGAAAACAATTCTATATCGGCCAATAATAAAACCTGTTATGGAAGTTTTTACCAATCCAATTGTCGCGCTGATATTGTTTAATGGGATTTTTTCTCTCTATCATGTTCCATTAATATTTGATTTTGTGAAAACAGATTCATTTTATCATTCAATCATGACAACGCTTATTTTTTTAGGAGCAATGTGTATGTGGTGGCCTTTACTTACTACATTACCAGATTGGAAGTCACTTTCTGGTATTAAAAAGGTTGGGTATATTTTTGCTGATGGTGTTTTATTAACTCCAGCTTGTGCACTTATAATTTTTGCAAATGACCCGCTATATTTAACTTACTCCGAGCCACAGGCATGGTTAAATGCACTTCAATTATGTGTGCCTGCTGATACCTTATCTGGTTTAAATCTAACTGGTCCGGAAATGTTTAACACACTACCTCTTGTTGAGGATCAACAACTTGGTGGAGTCCTTATGAAAATCATTCAGGAAATTGTATACGGGTCAATTCTTGCCTATATATTCTTCCAATGGGCTCGTAGAGAAAGGGAGAAGGATGAAATGGAGATAAGTAAAAACTTCTCACCTGATCCGATTAAATAGAAATGTTTAAGGGCTGACAAACTGTTCGTCAGCCTTTACATATGTTAAAACAGAAAGGATACATTTATGAATACATCATTACCTATTTTACCTACTATAAGTACATCATTTATCGTGCTTAGCGCAATATTAGTTGCAATCGGATGGTATCTAATAAAACAGCGTAAAATTGAAGCTCATATGAAAGTTATGTTCTTTGCTGCAATTGCGGCCATCATTTTCTTTATTATATATGCCTCTAGAACAGTTTTTATTGGTAACACAGCATTTGGTGGTCCAGATGACATTAAAATTTACTATACGATTTTTCTTATTTTTCATATCACATTAGCAACAGTTGGAGCAGTATTAGGTATTGTATCTTTAATTACCGGCTACAAAAAAAACTACCAAAAGCATCGGAAACTTGGACCAGTAACAAGTATAGTGTGGTTTTTTACGGCTATTACAGGTGTAGCTGTATATTTGCTTTTATATGTTTTTTATCATGGAGGAGAAACAACTTCAGTAATTAAAGCAATATTAGGGTTTTAAACATATTTCCAAGGTGGTTTAGAATAAAATATTCTAAACCTTTTTTTTATCCTTTAGGAAGTTATAAAATTCTGTACTGTGGATAGCGTTTCGACTCAAAATGTAAAGTTCTGCGAAAAGTTACGAATGCTTTCGTCATAAGGACTTGGCGATAAACAAAATTATTCGCAATATTGAATAATTTTTAATGACCTTTTTTAGAGAGGATGAAATTTTTCGTTTTTATCTTTCATTTTGTCAGGTTGTGTTTTACTTTTTACTCACATGGTTGACCTAATTCAAAGAGGGGAGAGGATGGTTTGATTGAAATTTTAACAAATCGGTTAATGATTATTCCCTGTTCTCTTGATATTGCTAAGTCATTAGTTTTCCATCGGAAAGAACTTAATAAACGTTCTCCCATTGATATCCCGACAAGTTGGCCGTCTGCTTTTGTGCGGGGATTCTTACCTTATTATATTGAGGGATTAGAAAAAGACGAAAAAGATTTAGATTGTGGAGTTTGGATGATTATATTATATGAACAGAAAAAAATTATTGGAGACATCGTTATGCAAGGAAAGCCAGTTCAGAAACAGAATGTAAGATTAACGTATCATATTGAGGAAGAGACAACAGATGAAACAATTGCATATGAAGCGATTGATGCATTTATTGACTGGCTATCATATCAGATGGCTGTTAAAAAGGTTGTAATGGAATGTGAGGTACAGGACAAAGAATCTATCCGTCTATTTGATAAATTAGGTTTAATTTGTACAAACAAAGATGGTGAATTTTTTACTTGGGAAATTCAGAAAGATGAGGTATAAAAAAGAAAGAGAGAATGATTCTCTTTCTTTTACTTAGTCTGTTTTCGCTTAACTTACTTAATGGTAAAAAAGACAGTTAAATTAACCTAATTAAAAGTACTGTATGTTAAATTTTAAAAAATAAAAAAGCATGGACTAGTCCTTTGCTTTTTTACTTTATCATTGAATAATAATCGGTAAATTTTATGATTGAACTTTTTTTAGTTCTTCCGCTACCTGTGAAAGTATGTTCTTGCTAGTGCTTACAACTGCAGATGGAAAATCTTCACCTTCTCCATATTCAACGCCATGTGGATAATAATGTTTGCCAAGAAGAGGTGTAATTAATTTTACTACAGCATGTCGACCACCAATATCTCCTTCAACAGCATATGCTTGTACACGAAGGTAATAGATTTGACCTTTTGTTTCAATCTTGCGGTCATATGTAACTCGCTCATAATCCCATTGCCCTGCAAGAACTAAACCATTATCATCCATAATTTCATCTAAACGAGATAAGTCTATAGTAATACCCTCTAGACCTGTATCTTCCATTCTCATATAATTTCCCTCCTAAAGCCTTTTCACGTAATTAATTATAGCTTAAATCAATGCAAAAGTTAAAGTGAAACTTCTATGATTGGGAAATGTTTTCCTTCCCAATCATAGTTAGTTGACCTTATCAGACCATTACTGGCAGTTATGGAGGGGGAAAAATACGTGATAAATGACAAATAAGATAAAAAATGCTCGATTATAAATAAAATATATTTACTGCCAGTTATTGGTGTGGAAAAGTGAAACTTCTATGATTGGGAAATGTTTTCCTTCCCAATCATAGTTAGTTGACCTTATCAGACCATTACTGGCAGTTATGGAGAGGGAAAAGTTTATTAAAAGTATAATTACTTACTTAGATAAAGTGAAATAATATGAAAGGCTCCCTTCGCTAAGATTGTTGCTTATGGATATTTTTTTACCTAAGGAGTGGAGCGCAATGGAACGAACTAATTTTTATATCGATAACTGTATAAAAAAACGAAAGGTCTGCGAAAAGTCGCTTATGAAAAGAACAATTAGTTAAGCGCACTTTAAATATAACCTGTTTAAGTGCTTTTTATATCACTATTAACACTCTTTTTTGGTACAATTAAGGTAAAAGATTTGATCACATGTATTTGATGCTCTATACATGAATGTTTTAGATTTATGCTTCGTGGTAATAATTATACAAAAGGTTCCATGCTAAAGTATTTGCAACAGGTAGAAATGGATATCTAGAATATCTAATCTACTATTTCATATAATGATAGAACAGCAGAAGGTTAATACAAGGAGGTGGGCACGCTGAAGATTATCATTAGGACTATTATTATTTTTGTTATCATTTTTTTAAGTTATACATTATTTATTTATTATGGACAATACACTCCGAAAGAGCAACATGAGGAAGAAAATGTACAAATCTCAAACGAGGAATTAACCAACTCAGAAGAAGATCATTTAAATGTGGAGAAGGAATCAGTCCCAAGTGAAGGTGTTTTGTCTTTAATGGAAAAATCTTCAGAGGAAATTACGGCAATATTGGGTGAGCCTGATCGTATTGACCCTTCAGCATACGACTATGATTGGTGGATCTATGAAAAATCTGAGAATGAATATATTCAAATTGGTGTACTGAATCAAAGAGTAGTTTCGGTCTATGCAATTGGCAGTGAAGTAGATGTGAAACCTTTTCAAATTGGACAATCAGTGCAGGAAGTGTTTAAAATTAAACCAGTTACTTCTACACTCACATTAGAGTATGAAGGCAACTCCTATCGGTTTGAATTATCAGAAGAAGATATAAATACCAGACCGACAATAAAGATTGGTGATTTATATGTTCAGTTATATATTGATAAGTTTGATGGCATACTTTCCAGCATTCGTGTATTAGACGCTGAAACTTTTATTAAACAGAGATCCTATGAAGTGACTTATCGTGGTAATTTAATAAAGCCACAAGAAATACCGGAGGAAAAATGGGAGAGAATAGAGAGCGGTGCTGAACAACAAATATTGTCGATTACAAATATGCTTCGTAATCGACATGGTTTAGAAAAAGTAAAATGGGATGAAAATACTTCAGAGGTTGCTTTTTTGCACAGTAAAGATATGAAAGAGAATAACTATTTCTCACACGAATCTCCTACCGAGGGAAGTCTTGTCAACAGGTTATCAAAACAAGATATTAACTATCAAATGGCTGGGGAAAACATAGCTGCACAATATGTTGATGGAATTGCGGCCAGTGAGGGATGGTTAAATAGTAAGGGACATCGTGAAACATTATTGAATAAAGAATTTACTCATTTAGGTGTTGGAGTAGATGGTCTATACTACACACAGAATTTTATAACTACCTGGGACCGAAACTAAAAAAGGTGTCAATTCATAGCCATATCTTAAGTTGATATGGTTAAATTGACACCTTTTTGGTTTATTAAAAGTCTTTGTTTAAAAGACATGAGTAAGCACTTTGTTATTATCTGCTTATAATAAAGAAGCTAGCTGTACTATGAGCAATAAGAGTGCCATCATCTCTGAATACCTTACCTTCCGTGACAACAGTTTTATTCCCTTTGTGAATCACACTTGAAATACAAGATAATTCTTTACCAACGCCAGGAGCTACGTAATTAATTTTAATTTCGGTTGTGACAGCAGCTTTATCAGGCGGAAGGATGTAATGAACAAGTCCACCCATTGCTGAGTCAAGCAATGTAGCTGTAATCCCCCCATGAACAATATTTAATGAGTTTTGTATAATAGGTGTATTCGGTATTTTAATTCGAAACTGTTGATCTTTGTATTCTGAGTTAGCATGAAGGAGAGCACCTATATATGATCCTTGTTCATGATATTGTTTTTTCTTCAATCCATTTAATAATAATTCAATTACATATTGATCTTCCTCATTTGCATTGTTAATAACTTCATTTGAAAGTTGTAACAGTTTCTCTTTTTTCATGTTATTACCTCTCCTTTTTAGATAGTGTTATTTTACCAAATATTTCATTTGTTTTTCAATTCTACCTCTAAAAATTAAATGATTTCTAAAAAGATTGGGCGAACACAATTAGTATTTAGTAAATAAGATAATATAGGCAAATGTATCAACGAGGTGAGGAAAATGGCATCGAAAAAAATTCATCCATCTGTTCAGCAATTCAAAGATTTTGTGAAAAAGCATCCACAGATTATTCAAGAAGTAAGAAAAGGAAATAAAGATTGGCAGGAAGTGTTTGAGGATTGGTACTTACTCGGTGAAAATGATGTGATTTGGCAACAATATAAAGCTGAACAATCTAATGAGACAGAAGAGAGCGAAGCAACAAGTAAAGCTGATTTTATGAGTCAAATACTCACTGCTGTAAAGAAAATGGATATGAACACTGTTAATCATCATCTAACAAATATGAGTAGTACTATTTCAACATTGCAAGGGCTATTTGATCAATTTGGCTCGAAAGGTTCAGGTCAAAGCTCATCTGGCTCAAGTCAACACCCTTTTTCATTTAGAAAAGATTGAAAAGCGATTTTCGATAGGAGGAAACTATGAGAAAGGATGTCCAAGAATACATTCGAGCAAACGAAGAGCGCATAAAGTTTATTAGAGAACAACCTCATTGGTATAGAAAACTGTCAAGAAACCCGGATGAACTTGATTCAATGGAATTAAATATGATGAATTATTATCAAAAAACAATTCCTCACAGGGTTCAACAGTTTCATAACTCAGTTCAAATGGCATCTATGATGATCGCGATGTTTCAATCTATGAGACAGCAAGATTAAAACAAAGCTGCTTATGTTTTTTTTAGATCTAATTTCCATAAAACGATTCATGTTTTTATAAGTCTCTGTAAACAATAAAGATAAAGGAGGCTGTTAATGATGAGTCGTTTTATTTTATTTTTCTTATGTTTTGTTTTGGTATTATCAGGTTGTGTAGAGGACAAGCCTAGACCAGAAGGCAACGCGAGTGTTGTGCCACTTCAAATATTGGATACATCACAATCAGCGATTGAAGCTGTTAGTCTAAAACAGTCTGAAAAATTAGTTGTTCATCACCATGTAAGTGGTCAGAATATATATGT carries:
- the ctaG gene encoding cytochrome c oxidase assembly factor CtaG; this encodes MNMSFDIFGFRALWSPYFLIVILLITALYFMIIGPWKGKFKGSSPVPIKQQLLFVSAILFLYISKGSPVDLLGHIMFSAHMTQMAILYLVVPPLLILGIPNWLWKTILYRPIIKPVMEVFTNPIVALILFNGIFSLYHVPLIFDFVKTDSFYHSIMTTLIFLGAMCMWWPLLTTLPDWKSLSGIKKVGYIFADGVLLTPACALIIFANDPLYLTYSEPQAWLNALQLCVPADTLSGLNLTGPEMFNTLPLVEDQQLGGVLMKIIQEIVYGSILAYIFFQWARREREKDEMEISKNFSPDPIK
- a CDS encoding DUF420 domain-containing protein — protein: MNTSLPILPTISTSFIVLSAILVAIGWYLIKQRKIEAHMKVMFFAAIAAIIFFIIYASRTVFIGNTAFGGPDDIKIYYTIFLIFHITLATVGAVLGIVSLITGYKKNYQKHRKLGPVTSIVWFFTAITGVAVYLLLYVFYHGGETTSVIKAILGF
- a CDS encoding GNAT family N-acetyltransferase, coding for MIEILTNRLMIIPCSLDIAKSLVFHRKELNKRSPIDIPTSWPSAFVRGFLPYYIEGLEKDEKDLDCGVWMIILYEQKKIIGDIVMQGKPVQKQNVRLTYHIEEETTDETIAYEAIDAFIDWLSYQMAVKKVVMECEVQDKESIRLFDKLGLICTNKDGEFFTWEIQKDEV
- a CDS encoding YugN family protein, which encodes MRMEDTGLEGITIDLSRLDEIMDDNGLVLAGQWDYERVTYDRKIETKGQIYYLRVQAYAVEGDIGGRHAVVKLITPLLGKHYYPHGVEYGEGEDFPSAVVSTSKNILSQVAEELKKVQS
- a CDS encoding CAP domain-containing protein codes for the protein MKIIIRTIIIFVIIFLSYTLFIYYGQYTPKEQHEEENVQISNEELTNSEEDHLNVEKESVPSEGVLSLMEKSSEEITAILGEPDRIDPSAYDYDWWIYEKSENEYIQIGVLNQRVVSVYAIGSEVDVKPFQIGQSVQEVFKIKPVTSTLTLEYEGNSYRFELSEEDINTRPTIKIGDLYVQLYIDKFDGILSSIRVLDAETFIKQRSYEVTYRGNLIKPQEIPEEKWERIESGAEQQILSITNMLRNRHGLEKVKWDENTSEVAFLHSKDMKENNYFSHESPTEGSLVNRLSKQDINYQMAGENIAAQYVDGIAASEGWLNSKGHRETLLNKEFTHLGVGVDGLYYTQNFITTWDRN
- a CDS encoding PaaI family thioesterase, with the protein product MKKEKLLQLSNEVINNANEEDQYVIELLLNGLKKKQYHEQGSYIGALLHANSEYKDQQFRIKIPNTPIIQNSLNIVHGGITATLLDSAMGGLVHYILPPDKAAVTTEIKINYVAPGVGKELSCISSVIHKGNKTVVTEGKVFRDDGTLIAHSTASFFIISR
- the ylbD gene encoding YlbD family protein, producing the protein MASKKIHPSVQQFKDFVKKHPQIIQEVRKGNKDWQEVFEDWYLLGENDVIWQQYKAEQSNETEESEATSKADFMSQILTAVKKMDMNTVNHHLTNMSSTISTLQGLFDQFGSKGSGQSSSGSSQHPFSFRKD
- a CDS encoding YlbE-like family protein, encoding MRKDVQEYIRANEERIKFIREQPHWYRKLSRNPDELDSMELNMMNYYQKTIPHRVQQFHNSVQMASMMIAMFQSMRQQD